One window of Populus nigra chromosome 5, ddPopNigr1.1, whole genome shotgun sequence genomic DNA carries:
- the LOC133693793 gene encoding uncharacterized protein LOC133693793 yields the protein MAELFDKQAAIYLDARPRYPSEWFSMLASLTPDHSLAWDAGTGNGQAAIDVSEHYKQVIATDISEEQLKHAIQHPQVQYFHSPSSMSDDELVNLIGGENSVDLVVVATAVHWFDLEKFYPVVKRVLKKPGGVVAVWSYNIIQVSPEMDPLLRKFYEGTFPFQNPKAMYAFECYKTLPFPFESVGVGCEGQPLELDMPREMSFERLLKLLSSASAVNTAKEQGVNLLSEEVVRELESAWGGPELVRTVNYKSYMLAGKVKL from the exons ATGGCAGAGTTGTTTGACAAGCAGGCAGCAATATATTTGGATGCGAGGCCAAGATATCCAAGCGAATGGTTTTCAATGCTGGCTTCTCTAACCCCTGACCACTCTTTAGCTTGGGATGCTGGCACAGGCAATGGTCAAGCTGCTATTGAT GTCTCAGAGCATTACAAACAAGTGATTGCAACTGACATAAGTGAAGAGCAGTTAAAGCATGCTATACAACATCCCCAAGTTCAATACTTTCACTCTCCATCATCAATGTCTGATGATGAACTAGTGAACTTAATTGGGGGTGAAAATTCAGTTGATTTAGTTGTTGTGGCTACAGCTGTGCATTGGTTTGATCTAGAAAAATTCTACCCTGTCGTCAAGCGTGTGTTAAAGAAGCCTGGAGGTGTGGTAGCTGTTTGGAGTTACAATATCATCCAAGTTAGCCCAGAAATGGATCCTCTATTAAGGAAATTCTACGAGGgaacttttccttttcaaaaccCAAAAGCCATGTACGCATTTGAGTGTTACAAGACACTTCCATTTCCTTTTGAAAGTGTAGGCGTAGGTTGTGAGGGGCAGCCTCTGGAATTAGACATGCCAAGGGAGATGTCGTTTGAGAGACTTTTGAAGTTGTTGAGTTCAGCTTCTGCTGTGAATACAGCAAAGGAACAAGGTGTGAATTTATTGTCTGAAGAGGTTGTGAGGGAGCTTGAGAGTGCTTGGGGTGGACCTGAATTGGTTAGAACTGTCAACTACAAATCATATATGCTGGCAGGAAAAGTCAAGCTCTAA
- the LOC133694859 gene encoding GATA transcription factor 7-like, producing the protein MVSLFIYALTFFFPASDDVCNVSDDFDWTGSGLSAPQDPIECVTDFFDGFISTNELSFLEDFGDFLGKSKEEIKTTPSKDFKFGMTKKKPRSKRRLKQRAWPMKDFVFSALENHEFRKRICTHCQIDKTPQWRIGPLGPKTLCNACGVRYNTGRLLPEYRPAASPSFDQNKHSNLHKQILRRRANLI; encoded by the coding sequence ATGGTGTCTCTGTTTATATATGccttgacctttttttttccagcttctGATGATGTTTGCAATGTCAGTGATGATTTTGATTGGACAGGCAGTGGACTTAGCGCCCCTCAGGATCCCATAGAGTGTGTTACTGATTTCTTCGATGGGTTTATATCAACCAATGAGTTAAGCTTCTTGGAAGATTTTGGAGATTTTTTGGGAAAATCCAAAGAGGAGATAAAAACCACTCCATcgaaagattttaaatttggcATGACTAAAAAGAAACCAAGAAGTAAACGGAGATTAAAGCAGCGTGCGTGGCCGATGAAAGATTTTGTGTTTTCTGCACTAGAAAATCATGAATTCCGAAAGAGAATTTGCACCCATTGTCAAATTGACAAAACGCCGCAGTGGAGGATTGGCCCACTGGGTCCGAAAACACTGTGTAACGCTTGTGGTGTGAGGTACAATACAGGGAGGTTACTCCCGGAGTATCGGCCGGCTGCAAGCCCCTCTTTTGACCAGAACAAGCATTCAAATCTTCATAAGCAGATACTGAGAAGGAGGgccaatttaatttga